The DNA window ATTTGCTAATACCTTTAATTCTCCAAATTCGTTTTTAAAATTTAGTGGGATTTCCATAGAACCTGCAAACAAATCAACAAAATTTTCTCTATAATTTTCTTCAAATATTTCTTTTATTTCTTTATAAAATCTTCCTTTGCTCCCAAAATATGCAAATGGAGGCTTTATTCTTGCCATTTTTACTACTCCTTTTAAACTTTTTTACTTTCCATACTTGTTATAAATTTTTTAAGGAGTAAATGTTGCAATATTTGCAAAAATTATAAAAATTGCAATAAATAAAAAAAGCACACCATTTTTGATGTGCCTTTTTTTGATATTTTATTTTTTAATATATTCAATTAATGCCTGTTCTATTATCCAAGAGAGAGTTTTTTCAGGATATTTTTTTTCTATTTCTGCTAGAAGTGTTGGAGTTATCCGAAAAGATTTTGTTACTTTCTTTTTTTCTTCTTCCAATTTTCTTCTCCCTGCTCCTTCTCTTTTTCCCCCTAATGCCATAATTATCTTCCTCTTTTTAATTTCTTTATTTTCTTGATTGAATTTATTATAACAATTATATCAATTAAAATTATAATTATAAAGAAAACTTTGTTTTTAGAATAATGCAAGTAAGTTATTAGTAATAATGTGTTAACTATCAATAAAAGAGTATTCTTCATATTGTTTTTATGAGTAAAATCTGATATAATTTAATCAAGAAACTGGATTACTCCAGTTCCTTGATATTTGAGTTAGTTGAAATAACTTACTAATAGAATTATCAGCGTTAGGACTGCTATGATTAACTCTATTATTGCTGTTATTAGTTCAATTAACTCTTTTTTATTCCCTCCTTTCTTTTGATTTTTTTTCTTTTTACTCATTTCTTCACCTCCTTATGTATTTATTATACCATACTTATTTGATTTATGCAATACTTTTTTCAAAAAAAATAAACTTTTTTTAGAGTTTTTTTCAGAATTTTTACCATTATTAAAATTAAGAAATTATTAGTATTTAATTGATTTTTAACTAATATACTTTTTGATAAAATTCAAATAAAAATTACCACTACTTTGAACATAAAAAAAGAGCTTTTGAACTCTTTTAAAATAAACTATATTGTAAATCTTTTTTTATTTGGAGAGAACTTTTATACGAGCTTTCTCTTTCTAATAACTCTAAACTTTCTAAATCAATCTGCCATGTATATCTTTTAAAATTTTTTATACATCTATAGCCTAATGCACCAGTTCTACAATAATTATATATTGTACTTATTGAAACATTTAATCTATTAGATGCTTGAGCTACACTTATATACTTTTTAGCCATATTTTATCCCCTCCTCTCAATTAATATAACATAAGAGCTTATTTTTGTCTATTAAAAAAGAGAGGATTTACCTCTCTTAGTTAAGTCTTTTCTTTATTTGTTCCAATAATATATAAATACCTTTATCTTTTTTACTTATTTTTTTTAATTCATCAGAAAATTTCTGTTTGTCTTCAAGATTTCTATTATAATAAAAATTTAAAAGTCCTGTTTTATAGTCTTTTTTATCTATGTATTTTTCTATAATTTCTTTCATCTCATTACTATAATAATCTTCAAGTACAATATTATCCTTTTTTTCTGCCAGTTTATGAAGTATCCATTTTTTAGATTCTTCATCTCCAAAATTCTTTTTATAATTTTCAAAATGTTCTCTTCCTGCTTCATCATTATCAAATATAACAACATATTTACTAGTTATTCCTATTGATAAACTAATCAATGTCCCTAAATTACTAACTCCACTTCCTGGAATTACTTTTATGCTTTTATCTAATAACTCTGCTTCTTGTAAGAGGTTTAAAAAAATTTTATCTGTCATTCCTTCAGTTATAATTATTTTTTCATTATAATGTACAAGTGGGAAATTATCTATTTTTAGAGCATTTATTATTGGTGTAATTTCTCCTAAGTTTTTATTATCATCTATTTTAGTAATTTTTTCAATAGTTACAATTTCATTATTTCTTTTAGCTACATTTATTTCTGCTATCTTAACAACTTTAGGATTTACCATATTTTCTAAATGAGTTGTATAAAATATTATATTATTTTTTGATAAGTCTCTTAAAACCTTTACTAATTCAGATTGAAAAGTTGTATGTAAATATACACCAGGCTCATCTAACAATATTATACTTCCATAATCTTCATCATTTGTATGTTTCCAGTTATATTTCATTTTTATAAAAAAATTAAAAAACCATTGAAAGCCCTTAGAACGCATATTAACAGGAAATACAACTTCTCTACTTTTCCCATTCTCTCTTTTTTCTCTCAGATCTACTACCAAAAATTGAAATATATTATTTTCAAATCTTAAGTCAATCTCTAAAGTTTTAAATTCATCTCTTATTGTTTTGCTGATATGCATCTTATCCCATAATTGAGATAAACTTTCGTTTAAGTCAGCTTTAATATCAGCAAGAACAGTTTGTCTATCAGCTAATTCATATTTTGAAAACTTATCAATATTTTCATTATTTTTCTCAAAAATTTCTTCTATATATGGATACCATTGATTTCCTTTTTTTATTTCCTCAGGAACAATGTCCTTAAAATCATCAATATATATGATGTTAGGTAAGTAAAAAACAATAGATCTTATAATCATTTCTCTAAATTCTGAAAGTCCTATATATATTGTAATTTTTTCATCATAATAACCATTTGTATTTATTTGTTCATCTATAGTTTTAAAATTAATATTTTCTAAAGTATAGAAAGAATTTTCTGTGTTAAAAGTTCTTTTTATCTTTAATGTATTATATGAATTAGAAAATAATTCTTTTAGTTTAGTAAAAATTAATTCTTTAATAGGTTTTAAATATTCTTTTTCTTTGAAACCATTTTCACGACTATAATGGCTCATTGTTAAAAATTCATCTTTCTTTTTTTTCATAAAATAATCTAAAGCATTTTCTATAATAATATTAGTATCAATATTTTCTATCTCAGCTTCAATTTCTGGGAGACTTTTATTATCAAACTTATTCTTAATATAACTAATATTCACAAATTCACCATTATATTGATCATCATTAGTATAATCAAAAGAAAATACTGCTTGTAAGATTGAACTTTTACCTGTTTCATTTAATCCTATTATTGGAGTTAATTTAGGTTTATCAACTT is part of the Fusobacterium nucleatum genome and encodes:
- a CDS encoding helix-turn-helix domain-containing protein, which codes for MAKKYISVAQASNRLNVSISTIYNYCRTGALGYRCIKNFKRYTWQIDLESLELLERESSYKSSLQIKKDLQYSLF
- a CDS encoding AAA family ATPase, which translates into the protein MKYKSFRIKNYKAIKDLTIEVDKPKLTPIIGLNETGKSSILQAVFSFDYTNDDQYNGEFVNISYIKNKFDNKSLPEIEAEIENIDTNIIIENALDYFMKKKKDEFLTMSHYSRENGFKEKEYLKPIKELIFTKLKELFSNSYNTLKIKRTFNTENSFYTLENINFKTIDEQINTNGYYDEKITIYIGLSEFREMIIRSIVFYLPNIIYIDDFKDIVPEEIKKGNQWYPYIEEIFEKNNENIDKFSKYELADRQTVLADIKADLNESLSQLWDKMHISKTIRDEFKTLEIDLRFENNIFQFLVVDLREKRENGKSREVVFPVNMRSKGFQWFFNFFIKMKYNWKHTNDEDYGSIILLDEPGVYLHTTFQSELVKVLRDLSKNNIIFYTTHLENMVNPKVVKIAEINVAKRNNEIVTIEKITKIDDNKNLGEITPIINALKIDNFPLVHYNEKIIITEGMTDKIFLNLLQEAELLDKSIKVIPGSGVSNLGTLISLSIGITSKYVVIFDNDEAGREHFENYKKNFGDEESKKWILHKLAEKKDNIVLEDYYSNEMKEIIEKYIDKKDYKTGLLNFYYNRNLEDKQKFSDELKKISKKDKGIYILLEQIKKRLN